In a genomic window of Hydrogenimonas thermophila:
- the thyX gene encoding FAD-dependent thymidylate synthase, with product MKITLLQHTPLEVCAHAIRTCWQSFDKSDSGGEKDKELIDRVGNKFKHASTLEHLIYTFYIQGISRAVLQELARHRIASLSVKSTRYTLKELKNEDTFLSREKRSNENVGEFFILAPDLKRASKYIVLTDNDEVNKYSVMALENLRQLLVAGIPNDKAKYALPECYKTELTWTINARSLQNFLELRSDKSALWEIRDLAYEIYNTLPNDHKYLFTVKTY from the coding sequence ATGAAAATTACTCTATTACAACATACACCTTTGGAAGTGTGTGCACATGCCATAAGAACATGTTGGCAAAGTTTTGATAAAAGTGATTCAGGAGGAGAAAAAGATAAGGAATTAATTGATCGAGTAGGAAATAAGTTTAAACATGCAAGTACTCTTGAACATCTTATATATACATTTTATATTCAAGGTATCAGTCGTGCAGTTCTTCAAGAGCTTGCTAGACACAGAATAGCTAGTCTTAGTGTAAAAAGTACAAGATATACTTTAAAAGAGTTAAAAAATGAAGATACATTTTTAAGTAGAGAGAAAAGATCAAATGAAAATGTAGGAGAATTTTTTATTTTAGCACCTGATCTAAAAAGAGCTAGTAAGTATATAGTCTTAACAGATAATGATGAAGTAAACAAATACAGCGTTATGGCTCTTGAAAATCTACGTCAACTTTTAGTAGCTGGTATTCCAAACGATAAAGCCAAATATGCTTTGCCTGAATGCTATAAAACTGAACTAACCTGGACAATAAATGCAAGAAGCCTTCAAAACTTTTTAGAGTTAAGAAGTGACAAATCAGCTCTTTGGGAAATTAGAGATTTGGCATATGAGATATACAATACACTACCTAATGATCATAAATATCTTTTTACAGTAAAAACATATTAG
- a CDS encoding flagellar hook protein FlgE, which translates to MNTSFYNGISGTISHQYSIDVISNNIANINTVGYKSSEAEFSSLFSKMLSQSETLPTTNQIGLGSRINATALDMSQGSLQNTDRPFDLAIGGDGWFAIDYNGETLYTRNGGFSLDQTEYLSDNNGGYLLGATADNIIKTNDGKYTINTVDSIPLTSTVELKKIFMPTELSMPAEPTTYVKINGNLDSSKNFNFVTVELNNPQYNESINDTKFSINGSVTADNIVLDPKEGDTIFVTLTNSDGKEIVLQTQLDKDLNWSINDADISELDPINKSPITVEKIEINTYQEVPNEAHFATPLILETGEKGVLDMNFTKVVPQSESGVIWNGTMKILDSNGNVIDSKDGTLTFDSNGALISNSFAPLQRADGGTIDVILGTPYNENIEYSGFDGVVSLVSSSSLYEEEHDGYFAGELKEYVIENNGIVYAIFDNGKSSPIANIPVYHFQNDQGLEKIGSNYFQYTPNSGKAFLYTDENGEAIKTIYSNKLENSNVDLSQALTELIVMQKAFDANAKSITTSDQMIQQAINMKK; encoded by the coding sequence ATGAATACATCATTTTATAATGGCATATCGGGGACTATTTCACACCAATATAGTATAGATGTAATTAGTAATAATATAGCAAATATAAATACTGTTGGGTATAAAAGTAGTGAAGCTGAATTTTCATCTCTATTTTCAAAAATGTTAAGCCAATCAGAGACACTTCCAACTACAAACCAAATTGGTTTAGGAAGCAGAATAAATGCAACAGCTTTAGATATGTCACAAGGTTCTTTACAAAATACTGACAGACCATTTGACCTTGCAATAGGTGGTGATGGCTGGTTTGCAATAGATTATAATGGTGAAACACTATATACAAGAAATGGTGGATTTTCTTTAGACCAAACAGAATATTTATCAGACAATAATGGAGGTTACCTTCTTGGTGCAACTGCAGATAATATAATAAAAACTAACGATGGAAAATATACTATTAATACAGTAGATAGTATTCCACTTACTTCTACCGTTGAGCTAAAAAAAATATTTATGCCTACTGAATTATCTATGCCTGCTGAACCAACAACTTATGTAAAAATAAATGGAAATTTAGATAGTTCAAAAAATTTCAATTTTGTAACAGTTGAATTAAACAATCCACAATATAATGAGAGTATAAATGATACAAAATTCTCAATAAATGGAAGTGTAACAGCTGATAACATAGTGTTAGATCCTAAAGAAGGTGATACTATATTTGTTACATTGACAAATAGTGATGGAAAAGAGATAGTACTTCAAACCCAACTTGATAAAGATCTTAATTGGTCTATTAATGATGCTGATATTTCGGAGTTGGATCCAATAAATAAATCTCCAATTACTGTTGAGAAAATTGAGATAAATACTTATCAAGAAGTACCTAACGAAGCACACTTTGCAACTCCTTTAATTTTAGAAACAGGAGAAAAAGGTGTTTTAGATATGAATTTTACAAAAGTAGTACCGCAAAGTGAAAGTGGAGTTATTTGGAATGGTACTATGAAAATTCTTGATAGTAATGGAAACGTGATAGATTCAAAAGATGGAACTTTGACATTTGATAGCAATGGTGCATTAATTTCAAATAGTTTTGCACCTTTACAACGAGCAGATGGTGGAACTATTGATGTTATTCTTGGAACACCATACAATGAAAATATTGAATATAGTGGGTTTGATGGTGTTGTATCACTTGTAAGTTCTTCTTCTCTATATGAAGAAGAACATGATGGCTACTTTGCGGGTGAATTAAAAGAGTATGTAATAGAAAATAATGGTATTGTTTATGCCATATTTGATAATGGTAAATCATCTCCAATAGCAAATATTCCAGTTTACCATTTTCAAAATGATCAAGGACTTGAAAAAATTGGCAGTAACTACTTTCAATATACTCCTAATAGTGGAAAAGCTTTTCTTTATACAGATGAAAATGGTGAAGCTATAAAAACTATTTACTCTAACAAATTAGAAAATAGCAATGTAGACCTCAGTCAAGCTTTAACAGAGCTAATAGTTATGCAAAAAGCATTTGATGCAAATGCAAAAAGTATTACAACAAGCGATCAAATGATTCAACAAGCAATAAATATGAAAAAATAG
- the dnaN gene encoding DNA polymerase III subunit beta, protein MRLAVAKSTLESLLINLQPFLEKKDTSQITSHVLLIANENKMVAKATDQEIGLQATTEHVDIHINGKATANGKKLLDIVRILKEDDIILETIEETLHITQGNSKFKLPMFNAEEFPEFPDLDDLPSIELNSMELIQMFKKVSPAIDTNNPKYELNGALLNIKENEIDIVGTDTRRLAIGKIENSNDKTLSMIIPKKAIIEIQKLFFDQIEIFYNETNLIIKTPNYYFYTHLINGKYPDYERIVPKSLKHSIILPKSKIIESIKQITTISQEIKMTFKNNSIIFKSLGEENSEAETEMEFNTGFNEEFVLAVNSKYLLDFLGQIDNEEFNMGLNEPNLPFIVQSGNFYTVIMPIII, encoded by the coding sequence ATGAGACTTGCTGTAGCTAAAAGCACGCTTGAATCTCTGCTGATAAACCTTCAGCCATTTCTCGAAAAAAAAGACACATCACAGATAACTTCCCATGTGTTACTAATAGCAAATGAAAATAAAATGGTTGCAAAAGCTACAGATCAGGAGATCGGACTACAAGCTACTACCGAACATGTAGATATTCATATAAACGGCAAAGCAACAGCAAATGGGAAAAAACTACTTGACATTGTAAGAATTCTGAAAGAAGATGACATCATACTTGAAACAATAGAAGAGACTCTCCATATTACTCAAGGAAATTCTAAGTTCAAACTACCAATGTTTAATGCAGAAGAGTTTCCAGAGTTCCCAGACTTAGACGATCTACCATCCATCGAGCTAAACTCAATGGAACTCATTCAAATGTTTAAAAAAGTTTCACCAGCTATTGATACAAACAATCCAAAATATGAACTAAATGGAGCACTCCTAAATATTAAAGAGAATGAAATAGATATTGTAGGTACAGATACTCGTCGTCTTGCAATAGGAAAAATAGAAAACAGCAATGACAAAACACTCTCTATGATAATTCCAAAAAAAGCAATTATAGAAATACAAAAACTATTTTTCGATCAAATAGAGATATTCTACAATGAAACAAACTTAATAATAAAAACACCTAATTACTACTTCTATACACATTTAATCAATGGAAAATACCCAGATTACGAAAGAATAGTTCCAAAAAGTCTTAAGCATTCAATTATATTGCCAAAAAGTAAAATTATTGAATCAATTAAACAAATTACAACTATCTCTCAAGAGATAAAAATGACTTTTAAAAACAACTCTATAATATTTAAAAGCTTAGGAGAAGAAAACTCTGAAGCTGAAACAGAGATGGAGTTTAACACAGGATTCAATGAAGAATTCGTATTGGCAGTAAATAGCAAATATTTACTTGATTTTCTTGGTCAAATAGACAATGAAGAGTTCAATATGGGATTAAATGAACCAAACTTACCATTTATTGTTCAAAGTGGCAACTTCTATACCGTTATTATGCCAATTATCATATAA
- the queF gene encoding preQ(1) synthase has protein sequence MKYGEEIIENFNIDKDLEIWPNKFQKNYKITITLPEFSCLCPRSGYPDYATFKLEYIPDQWVIELKAIKLYINSFRNRHISHEESANEIYDVLYEKLKPRWMKLTADFNPRGNVHTLIEIDSDLIKKEVKCVK, from the coding sequence GTGAAATACGGTGAAGAGATTATTGAGAACTTTAATATCGATAAAGATTTAGAAATTTGGCCAAACAAATTTCAAAAAAACTATAAAATTACAATTACTCTGCCAGAATTTAGCTGTTTATGCCCAAGAAGCGGTTACCCAGACTATGCTACTTTCAAACTTGAGTATATTCCAGATCAGTGGGTAATAGAGCTTAAAGCTATCAAGCTATATATAAACTCTTTTAGAAACAGACATATAAGTCACGAAGAAAGTGCAAATGAGATATATGATGTACTATATGAAAAACTCAAGCCAAGATGGATGAAACTGACAGCTGATTTTAATCCAAGAGGGAATGTTCATACTCTAATAGAAATAGACAGTGATCTGATAAAAAAAGAGGTAAAATGTGTTAAATGA
- the dnaA gene encoding chromosomal replication initiator protein DnaA, which produces MLVDKILDLLKQEIPQIEFERYIKQLSYDEEASRSDIAIFYAPNPLVARWVKTRYGDKLSHLFELKTGIKPQIVVEVKNSKKRVPVQQTSENSTDTGVSKNSSKSTILNPSYTFESFVVGSSNQFAYTAALRVAEKPGVQYNPLFIYGGAGLGKTHLLHAIGNFNLARNKQVIFTSLEQFMNQFTHHLRNGTMDRFRDKYRSCDILLLDDIQFLSRKEETQKELFHTFNELHGNGKQIVMTSDQHPKKIAGLEERLRSRFEWGLIVDIQPPELETKIAIIKKKCELNGIHIDNEIVNYIAANMGNNIREIEGIIIQLNAFANMMNQSITLEFAKNVVKNQIKERSENITIDDIVKVASRELNVKPSEIKSKSRSRKIVEARRIVIYLARSLTPNSMPSLAQYFGMKDHTAVSHAMKKINEMIDKDENFKAKIEELSHKITSATVE; this is translated from the coding sequence ATGCTAGTTGATAAAATTTTAGACCTTTTAAAACAGGAAATTCCTCAAATAGAATTTGAGCGTTACATAAAACAGCTCTCTTACGATGAAGAGGCTTCAAGATCGGATATTGCTATATTTTATGCACCAAATCCACTAGTAGCAAGATGGGTAAAAACCAGATATGGTGATAAACTATCTCACCTATTTGAACTTAAAACTGGGATTAAACCTCAAATAGTTGTTGAGGTGAAAAATAGTAAAAAAAGAGTACCAGTTCAACAAACCAGTGAAAACAGTACAGATACAGGAGTATCAAAAAACTCTTCAAAGAGTACTATTCTAAACCCATCATATACATTTGAAAGCTTTGTTGTAGGAAGTTCAAACCAGTTTGCCTATACAGCTGCTCTTCGTGTAGCAGAAAAGCCAGGGGTTCAGTATAATCCTCTATTTATTTATGGTGGAGCAGGTTTGGGAAAAACACACCTGTTGCATGCTATAGGAAATTTCAACCTTGCACGCAACAAACAAGTAATTTTCACATCATTAGAGCAGTTTATGAACCAATTTACCCACCATCTTAGAAACGGTACAATGGATCGTTTTCGTGACAAATACCGAAGCTGCGATATTCTGCTACTTGATGACATACAGTTTCTAAGCCGAAAAGAGGAGACACAAAAAGAGCTATTCCATACATTTAACGAACTTCACGGAAATGGAAAACAGATAGTCATGACATCTGACCAACACCCAAAAAAGATTGCAGGACTTGAAGAGAGACTTAGAAGCCGCTTTGAATGGGGACTTATAGTAGATATTCAACCGCCTGAACTAGAAACAAAAATTGCAATCATAAAGAAAAAATGCGAACTTAACGGTATTCATATTGATAATGAAATTGTCAACTATATAGCCGCAAATATGGGAAATAATATCCGTGAAATTGAAGGTATAATCATACAATTAAATGCATTTGCAAATATGATGAACCAAAGTATTACATTAGAATTCGCCAAAAATGTAGTTAAAAACCAAATTAAAGAGCGTTCTGAAAATATCACAATAGATGACATTGTAAAAGTAGCTTCACGTGAGCTTAATGTAAAACCAAGTGAAATAAAAAGTAAAAGCAGAAGTCGTAAAATTGTTGAAGCAAGACGTATTGTTATATATTTGGCAAGATCACTAACACCAAACTCTATGCCAAGCCTTGCTCAATACTTTGGAATGAAAGACCATACTGCTGTAAGTCACGCAATGAAAAAGATAAATGAAATGATAGATAAAGATGAAAATTTCAAGGCAAAAATAGAAGAATTGAGCCACAAAATTACATCTGCAACAGTAGAATAG
- the flgE gene encoding flagellar hook protein FlgE: protein MMRSLWAGVSGLQAHQIAMDVEGNNIANVNTTGFKYSRVNFSDLLSQTTKIATAPQGELGGKNPMQVGLGSQVGSITKIFKQGSIQTTDKNTDMAIQGDGFFVVSPDGGATYKYTRNGDFVFDADGNFVDSNGYVAQGWVRDPVTGIIDSTAPIQNIQIPPGLTTPARASSVVTLKANLNSGDTIVNKSPIYQLDSNRNWVDKNGDGIQTSDEIHDENDIGDTIFDLDENIYEQGQDFGSLFNANGEAFALQEGQGIWISAADATNSQNINAAAATKFHVKLNGVEINVDLNGTDDEKMSQIVNAINEYSNTTGIRASASGTTLNLLNDNKTGTEADSKNIKLEVQADDDSAISSVSVYTAYQYVYQKTPASYSPPSNDSTKQFFNTTEDLRHAIQTNFRLHTDYSGDGTIDATDKNDGVEVTINEEGKFQIANPTGDAFNADDGDEVVADGVDSDGDGNDTNQADTNANDWDLAISITSLTNATENISSNTKFTDAFAALQGNLPSGTGFRTSQQITAASHAASIDIFDSLGTKHTVRFEFVKVGYTEDGGTEWQMKISVPKPGDINGGIEPKNIAMGYVKFNSDGSLQNYSPTSVTFTANNGSTPNQNININLGDFGAFNGMTSFDNPSTTSGISQDGYPGGDLNGIRIDETGTIIGSFTNGRSFGLAQVAMANFANNEGLESEGGNTFIQTSNSGDPIIGAAATGKRGFIQASSLEMSNVDLSRSLTQMIIVQRGFQANSKTISTSDQMLQTLLQLKQ, encoded by the coding sequence ATGATGCGATCACTTTGGGCAGGAGTCTCAGGACTGCAAGCACACCAAATAGCAATGGATGTTGAAGGTAACAACATTGCAAATGTCAATACAACAGGATTTAAATACAGTAGGGTAAACTTTTCAGACCTCTTAAGCCAAACAACAAAAATTGCTACAGCACCACAAGGAGAACTTGGTGGTAAAAACCCAATGCAAGTAGGACTTGGCTCACAAGTTGGATCAATTACAAAAATTTTTAAACAAGGTTCTATTCAAACCACAGATAAAAATACTGATATGGCAATCCAAGGAGATGGCTTTTTTGTTGTAAGTCCAGATGGAGGGGCTACATACAAATATACAAGAAATGGTGATTTTGTATTTGATGCAGATGGAAATTTTGTAGATTCTAATGGATATGTTGCTCAAGGTTGGGTAAGAGATCCTGTAACAGGAATTATTGACTCTACTGCACCAATACAAAATATACAAATTCCACCAGGGTTAACTACTCCTGCTAGGGCTTCCTCAGTTGTAACATTAAAAGCGAACCTTAACTCTGGTGATACAATAGTAAATAAAAGCCCTATTTATCAACTTGACTCAAATAGAAATTGGGTTGATAAAAATGGTGACGGAATACAAACGAGTGATGAAATTCATGATGAAAATGATATAGGTGATACTATATTTGATTTAGATGAAAATATTTATGAGCAAGGACAAGACTTTGGTTCACTATTTAATGCAAATGGAGAAGCTTTTGCATTACAGGAAGGTCAAGGTATCTGGATCAGTGCAGCAGATGCAACAAATAGTCAAAATATAAATGCCGCTGCTGCAACTAAATTTCATGTAAAACTTAATGGAGTTGAAATAAACGTTGACTTAAACGGTACTGATGATGAAAAGATGTCCCAAATAGTAAATGCTATAAATGAGTATTCAAATACTACAGGTATAAGAGCATCAGCAAGTGGAACAACATTAAATTTACTTAATGACAATAAAACTGGAACAGAAGCAGACTCTAAAAATATTAAACTTGAAGTACAAGCAGATGATGATAGTGCTATAAGCAGTGTATCTGTATATACAGCTTATCAATATGTTTATCAAAAAACACCTGCAAGTTACTCTCCACCAAGTAATGATAGTACTAAACAATTTTTTAATACAACTGAAGATTTAAGACATGCTATACAAACCAACTTCAGACTTCATACTGACTACTCTGGAGATGGTACGATAGATGCTACTGATAAAAATGATGGAGTTGAAGTTACAATTAATGAAGAGGGAAAATTCCAAATAGCAAACCCAACAGGGGATGCATTCAATGCTGATGATGGTGATGAAGTTGTAGCTGATGGAGTAGATAGTGATGGTGATGGCAATGATACAAACCAAGCAGATACTAATGCTAACGATTGGGATTTAGCAATTTCAATTACATCATTAACAAATGCAACAGAAAATATTTCAAGTAATACTAAATTTACTGATGCTTTTGCAGCACTTCAAGGAAACCTTCCAAGCGGAACAGGTTTTAGAACTTCTCAACAAATTACTGCTGCTTCACATGCTGCAAGTATTGATATATTCGATTCATTAGGAACAAAACATACTGTAAGATTTGAATTTGTTAAAGTAGGATATACAGAAGATGGTGGTACAGAGTGGCAAATGAAAATATCTGTACCAAAACCTGGCGATATTAATGGAGGTATAGAACCAAAAAATATTGCAATGGGATATGTAAAATTTAATTCTGATGGATCACTGCAAAACTATTCACCAACAAGTGTAACCTTTACAGCAAACAATGGTTCTACTCCTAATCAAAATATTAATATAAATCTTGGAGACTTTGGTGCTTTCAATGGTATGACAAGTTTTGATAATCCATCTACAACATCAGGAATAAGTCAAGATGGTTATCCTGGTGGAGACTTAAATGGAATTCGTATTGATGAGACAGGAACAATTATTGGAAGTTTTACTAATGGTAGAAGTTTTGGACTAGCTCAAGTAGCTATGGCAAACTTTGCAAATAATGAAGGTTTAGAGAGTGAAGGAGGAAATACATTTATACAGACTTCAAACTCAGGAGACCCTATTATAGGTGCAGCTGCAACTGGTAAAAGAGGTTTCATACAAGCAAGCTCTCTTGAAATGAGTAACGTGGATCTTAGCCGTTCTCTAACACAGATGATTATTGTGCAACGTGGCTTCCAAGCAAACTCAAAAACTATTTCAACTTCTGATCAAATGCTACAAACACTATTACAGCTTAAACAATAA
- the gyrB gene encoding DNA topoisomerase (ATP-hydrolyzing) subunit B, with the protein MSNQNYGASNIKVLKGLEAVRKRPGMYIGDTSVKGLHHLIYEVVDNAIDEAMAGYCDQIKVTLKKDGSAVISDNGRGIPTDMHPTEKIPAATVVLTVLHAGGKFDKDTYKVSGGLHGVGVSVVNALSEKLHMTIYRNKNIHEQDFEKGIPVNELTITGNTRKTGTTIQFWPDPTIFETVDFKYEILSKRFKELAYLNPKITITFEDERIGKKEVYHFEGGINQFVQDMAKKDPICQVISYSERVEDIEVDIAFEYTTAYDEKLLSFVNNIKTPDGGTHESGFRAGLTRAVSRYIQENANAREKDTKISGDDVREGLVAIVSVRVPEPQFEGQTKGKLGSSYVKPIVQKLTYERLLKYFEENPTDAKAIMQKALLAAKGREAAKKARELTRRKDAMTVGTLPGKLADCQSKDASISELYLVEGDSAGGSAKQGRDRVFQAILPLKGKILNVEKARLDKILKSEEIKNMITALGCGIGEEFNPEKLRYHKIIIMTDADVDGSHIQTLLLTFFFRFLRPIIEEGYLYIAQPPLYRYKKGKQEIYLKDDKAMSEFLIERGIDALEVQGMGKKDLTELFKLVAFYRMTLKELDKRFSLVEVIRYLIENPDVLALDNQALFEDIKSYLDNLGYNILNKHVSEDVIHLYVQTDEGLEEIIIDDELFTNPFYNEARYIFDKISERDLTIFEGKDLLEMLDEIEKSAKKGAYIQRYKGLGEMNPEQLWETTMNPENRRLLRVSIENGESASDVFTLFMGDEVEPRRQYIEEHAKDVKHLDV; encoded by the coding sequence ATGAGCAACCAAAATTACGGCGCAAGTAATATTAAAGTTTTAAAAGGTCTTGAAGCTGTACGAAAACGACCTGGAATGTATATTGGAGATACATCAGTAAAAGGTCTCCATCATCTTATATATGAAGTTGTAGATAATGCTATAGATGAAGCTATGGCAGGTTACTGTGATCAAATAAAAGTTACACTCAAAAAAGATGGTAGTGCTGTAATCAGTGATAATGGACGCGGTATTCCTACCGACATGCACCCAACAGAAAAAATACCTGCTGCAACAGTAGTTTTAACTGTTTTACATGCAGGAGGAAAATTCGATAAAGATACATACAAAGTTTCAGGTGGTTTGCACGGTGTTGGTGTCAGTGTTGTAAATGCACTAAGTGAAAAACTTCATATGACAATTTATAGGAATAAAAACATCCATGAACAAGATTTTGAAAAAGGTATACCAGTAAATGAGCTTACAATTACTGGAAATACAAGAAAAACTGGAACAACAATTCAATTTTGGCCTGATCCTACAATTTTTGAAACAGTAGATTTTAAATATGAGATTCTTTCAAAACGTTTCAAAGAGTTAGCATACTTAAATCCAAAAATTACTATAACATTTGAAGATGAACGAATAGGAAAAAAAGAGGTTTATCACTTTGAAGGCGGTATAAACCAGTTTGTTCAAGATATGGCAAAAAAAGATCCTATTTGCCAAGTTATTAGCTATTCTGAAAGAGTAGAAGATATTGAGGTTGATATAGCGTTTGAGTATACAACCGCTTATGATGAAAAGCTTTTAAGTTTTGTAAATAACATAAAAACTCCTGATGGTGGTACACACGAAAGCGGATTTAGAGCAGGTTTAACACGTGCAGTAAGTCGATACATCCAAGAAAATGCAAATGCAAGAGAAAAAGATACAAAAATCAGTGGTGATGATGTAAGAGAAGGATTGGTTGCTATTGTAAGTGTTCGTGTTCCAGAACCACAATTTGAAGGTCAAACAAAAGGAAAACTTGGAAGCAGCTATGTAAAACCAATTGTTCAAAAGTTAACATATGAAAGACTGTTGAAATATTTTGAAGAGAATCCAACAGATGCAAAAGCGATAATGCAAAAAGCATTATTGGCAGCAAAAGGACGTGAAGCTGCTAAAAAAGCAAGAGAGCTTACAAGAAGAAAAGATGCAATGACAGTAGGAACACTGCCTGGTAAGCTTGCAGACTGTCAAAGTAAAGATGCATCTATCAGTGAACTATACCTAGTTGAGGGAGATTCAGCAGGAGGTTCAGCAAAACAGGGACGAGATCGTGTATTTCAGGCAATTTTACCACTAAAAGGTAAAATTTTAAATGTTGAAAAAGCTCGTTTAGACAAAATATTAAAATCTGAAGAGATAAAAAATATGATCACAGCACTTGGCTGTGGAATAGGTGAAGAGTTTAACCCTGAAAAGTTACGTTATCACAAAATCATTATTATGACGGATGCCGATGTTGATGGTAGCCATATTCAAACACTACTGCTTACATTCTTCTTCCGTTTCCTTCGTCCAATCATAGAAGAAGGATACCTATATATCGCTCAACCTCCTTTGTATAGATATAAAAAGGGTAAACAAGAGATTTACCTAAAAGATGACAAAGCAATGAGTGAATTTTTAATAGAGAGAGGCATTGATGCACTTGAAGTTCAGGGAATGGGCAAAAAAGATTTAACTGAACTTTTTAAACTAGTAGCTTTTTATCGTATGACTCTAAAAGAGCTTGATAAGCGATTTTCACTAGTTGAAGTTATTAGATACTTGATAGAAAACCCTGATGTTTTGGCTCTTGACAATCAAGCACTTTTTGAAGATATCAAATCTTATTTGGACAATTTAGGCTATAACATCCTAAACAAGCATGTAAGTGAAGATGTCATTCATCTATATGTACAAACAGATGAAGGATTAGAAGAGATTATCATTGATGATGAACTATTTACAAATCCTTTCTATAACGAAGCAAGATATATATTTGACAAAATCAGTGAAAGAGATTTAACTATTTTTGAAGGAAAAGATCTGCTTGAAATGCTTGATGAGATAGAGAAAAGTGCTAAAAAAGGTGCATATATTCAGCGTTACAAAGGTCTTGGTGAAATGAATCCAGAACAACTTTGGGAAACCACTATGAATCCTGAAAATAGAAGACTTTTAAGAGTTTCCATTGAAAATGGAGAGTCTGCTAGTGATGTATTTACTCTATTTATGGGTGATGAGGTAGAACCTCGTCGACAATATATTGAAGAACACGCCAAAGATGTCAAACATTTAGATGTCTAA
- the ruvC gene encoding crossover junction endodeoxyribonuclease RuvC translates to MNILGIDPGSRNCGYAIIKKDGRSLHLVEAGLIKIRERELQHQIVELVEGLDLILKGNIVDEVAIEDIFFAFNPKTVLKLAQFRGALSLKILQEIGNFAEYTPLQVKKALTGNGKAAKEQVAFMVKKILKINKEIKPLDITDAMAVAITHAHRVN, encoded by the coding sequence GTGAATATTTTAGGAATAGATCCTGGAAGCAGAAATTGTGGTTATGCGATAATAAAAAAAGATGGTCGATCTTTACATCTTGTAGAAGCAGGTTTAATAAAGATACGTGAACGTGAACTTCAGCATCAAATTGTTGAACTTGTTGAAGGGTTGGATTTGATTTTAAAAGGCAATATTGTTGATGAGGTTGCAATAGAAGATATATTTTTTGCATTCAATCCAAAAACAGTTTTGAAACTTGCTCAATTTAGGGGTGCTTTAAGTCTAAAAATTTTGCAAGAGATAGGAAATTTTGCTGAATATACACCTCTGCAGGTGAAAAAAGCATTGACAGGAAATGGAAAAGCAGCCAAAGAACAGGTTGCTTTTATGGTAAAAAAGATATTAAAAATTAATAAAGAGATTAAACCGCTCGATATTACAGATGCAATGGCTGTGGCTATTACACATGCTCATAGAGTGAACTAA